The following proteins are encoded in a genomic region of Nitrospiraceae bacterium:
- a CDS encoding STAS/SEC14 domain-containing protein: MVGKSRLLTESSKIVNYLVHGEVKHIPEAEYEAAWRWLRAMATPVNAETVL, from the coding sequence ATGGTGGGTAAGAGTCGCCTTCTGACTGAATCGTCAAAAATCGTTAACTATCTCGTGCATGGGGAGGTCAAACACATTCCTGAAGCCGAATATGAAGCCGCATGGCGATGGCTTAGAGCCATGGCCACCCCCGTCAATGCCGAAACAGTCCTTTGA
- a CDS encoding bile acid:sodium symporter translates to MSQVSGFQIEDDVNLIISFARFVHQRFIWFLLGGYVIAGLWPAWGLWIRHVTLGQIEAFQEQTLVSLPMLMLAFLLFNAGMGVELAGLRELPQNLKILVVGVAANLLVPLGFIFLVSRVMGFWHNLDETQNILVGLALIASMPIAGSSTAWTQNANGNMTISLGLVLATTFLSPLTTPSILHAVGAITTGDYSEDLHELATHGTGMFLAICVIFPSGAGILLRVFLSRNRMVATKPYLKLMNAIVLLLLIYSNASVALPKAISHPDMDFLSVMWFIAISLCSLAFFFGWMLALILQIDSGQRTALMFGLGMNNNGTGLVLAAMALADHPQVMLPIIMYNLIQHLVAGSVNQFLFTERVGKAEPAGSGGQVRP, encoded by the coding sequence TTGAGTCAGGTATCCGGCTTCCAGATTGAGGACGATGTGAATCTCATTATTTCATTCGCACGATTCGTCCATCAACGTTTCATCTGGTTTCTCCTTGGCGGGTACGTCATCGCAGGGCTGTGGCCTGCGTGGGGATTGTGGATTCGCCATGTCACCCTGGGCCAGATCGAGGCCTTTCAAGAGCAAACCCTCGTCTCTCTTCCTATGCTCATGCTGGCGTTCCTTCTATTTAACGCCGGCATGGGCGTCGAGTTAGCAGGATTACGAGAGCTCCCTCAAAACCTGAAAATACTGGTGGTTGGGGTAGCAGCCAATTTGCTGGTCCCACTCGGATTCATCTTCCTGGTCAGCCGTGTGATGGGATTCTGGCACAATTTAGATGAGACCCAAAACATTCTGGTTGGCCTAGCCCTGATCGCCTCAATGCCGATCGCGGGATCGTCCACAGCATGGACCCAGAATGCCAATGGCAACATGACCATTAGTTTGGGCCTTGTTCTCGCAACAACATTTCTCAGTCCCCTCACAACTCCGTCGATCTTGCATGCCGTCGGCGCGATTACCACCGGCGATTATTCCGAAGATCTGCATGAATTGGCCACCCATGGGACGGGGATGTTTCTGGCCATCTGCGTCATCTTTCCCTCTGGGGCGGGAATCCTCCTCCGGGTTTTCCTGAGCCGGAACCGAATGGTGGCCACCAAACCGTATCTTAAGCTGATGAATGCGATTGTCTTACTTCTGTTGATCTATTCCAACGCTTCCGTTGCCTTACCAAAGGCTATCTCACATCCGGATATGGATTTCCTGTCTGTGATGTGGTTCATTGCGATCAGTCTATGCAGTCTGGCCTTTTTCTTTGGGTGGATGCTTGCCCTGATTTTGCAAATCGACTCAGGCCAACGGACGGCACTCATGTTTGGCTTGGGGATGAACAATAACGGAACAGGGCTGGTTCTTGCGGCCATGGCTCTGGCTGACCATCCTCAAGTGATGTTGCCGATCATTATGTACAACTTAATTCAGCACCTGGTGGCTGGAAGCGTCAATCAATTTCTGTTTACTGAGAGGGTTGGAAAAGCAGAGCCTGCCGGAAGTGGCGGCCAAGTTAGGCCATAG
- a CDS encoding acetolactate synthase large subunit — translation MKAAKLIVQCLENEDVKYIFGVPGEENMDLLDALIGSSICFVMTRHEQGAAFMADVYGRLTGKAGVCLSTLGPGATNLISGVADATMDRAPVVALTGQADQDRLHKESHQHLDIVSLFRPVTKWNATLPIPDIIPEVVRKAFKLAQSEKPGATHIEIPEDIASMETEGQPLLVQWVHPGGAALEQLDKARRIIREARHPIVLAGNGVIRGHASEALVRFAEKLNIPVATTFMAKGTIPDTHPLALGAIGLETMDYVNCEFLEADVVIAIGYDIVEYAPHAWNPNRDKKIVHVDMSPAEVDASYIVEVGVVGTITSSLDALTDRGHVPAATRASRFRQMLSDELAQGGQDRSFPLKPQRILADLRASLAHDDIVISDVGAHKVWLGRLFPCFLPNTCIISNGFAAMGIALPGAVAAKLAHPDRRVVAVTGDGGFLMNSQELETAVRMATPFVVLIFNDGGLGLIRWKQMQQFGRSTYVEFHNMDIVKYAESFGATGYRITSADELAPVLRKALSSNSLSIIDCPVDASENLLLTQRLGNLPSMPEGQR, via the coding sequence ATGAAAGCCGCCAAACTTATCGTACAATGCTTGGAAAACGAAGACGTGAAATATATCTTCGGTGTGCCGGGCGAGGAGAATATGGATCTCCTCGATGCGCTGATCGGCTCTTCCATCTGCTTCGTCATGACCCGCCATGAGCAGGGCGCAGCGTTCATGGCCGATGTGTACGGCCGGCTGACCGGCAAAGCCGGCGTGTGTCTCTCCACGTTGGGGCCGGGCGCAACGAATCTTATCAGCGGCGTGGCCGATGCCACCATGGATCGAGCGCCCGTCGTCGCCCTGACGGGCCAGGCCGACCAGGACCGGCTGCATAAGGAATCCCATCAGCACCTTGACATCGTTTCACTGTTTCGTCCGGTGACCAAGTGGAATGCCACCTTGCCCATACCCGACATCATTCCCGAAGTTGTTCGGAAGGCCTTTAAGCTGGCTCAGTCCGAAAAACCCGGCGCCACACACATCGAAATCCCCGAAGACATCGCTTCGATGGAAACCGAGGGCCAACCCCTGCTCGTGCAATGGGTTCATCCCGGGGGGGCCGCCCTCGAACAACTCGACAAGGCCCGACGCATCATTAGGGAGGCCAGACATCCGATCGTGCTGGCGGGCAATGGCGTCATTCGGGGACATGCCTCCGAAGCCCTGGTACGCTTTGCTGAAAAGCTGAACATTCCGGTTGCCACAACCTTTATGGCCAAAGGCACCATTCCCGATACCCACCCGCTCGCGCTCGGTGCCATTGGACTGGAGACCATGGACTATGTGAACTGCGAATTCCTGGAAGCCGACGTCGTAATCGCGATTGGATATGACATCGTGGAATATGCGCCCCATGCATGGAACCCCAATCGCGACAAGAAAATTGTGCACGTGGACATGTCGCCCGCTGAGGTTGACGCGTCGTACATCGTCGAGGTCGGGGTAGTGGGTACGATCACTTCGTCACTTGATGCACTGACGGATCGAGGCCACGTGCCCGCCGCGACGCGCGCCTCACGATTTCGCCAAATGCTCAGTGATGAGTTGGCACAGGGCGGTCAGGACAGGTCATTTCCCCTCAAACCGCAAAGAATTCTTGCGGATCTGCGTGCGTCGCTGGCCCACGATGATATCGTGATCTCGGATGTTGGGGCGCACAAAGTCTGGCTCGGGCGCCTCTTCCCATGCTTTCTTCCCAACACCTGCATCATCTCGAACGGGTTCGCCGCCATGGGCATTGCCCTGCCCGGCGCGGTGGCAGCCAAATTGGCACACCCAGACCGCCGGGTCGTGGCGGTCACCGGTGACGGAGGGTTTCTGATGAACTCGCAGGAATTGGAGACCGCCGTACGCATGGCTACCCCCTTTGTAGTGCTCATCTTCAACGATGGCGGTCTCGGCCTGATCCGGTGGAAACAAATGCAGCAATTCGGCAGATCGACATACGTGGAATTTCACAATATGGATATCGTCAAATACGCGGAAAGCTTTGGTGCGACAGGATATCGCATCACATCGGCAGATGAACTGGCCCCCGTGCTGCGAAAAGCATTGAGTTCCAATTCCCTTTCAATCATTGACTGCCCGGTCGATGCATCTGAAAATTTACTCCTCACCCAAAGACTCGGCAATCTCCCCTCAATGCCTGAGGGTCAGCGATGA
- the glgP gene encoding alpha-glucan family phosphorylase, with translation MSQPIRGSNPLDNFLPKEIEGFNSLTELALDMRSSWNHATDEVWRQLDPELWDITHNPWVVLQTVSHDRIKQVLADSGFRKTIDSLVQTRQQAVESPAWFQQHYSQTALTCAAYFSMEFMVSEALPIYSGGLGNVAGDQLKAASDLGVPVVGVGLLYQQGYFRQVIDQNGTQQALFPYNDPGQLPITPLRQSNGEWLRLEIALPAYSIWLRAWQVQIGRVKLYLLDSNDAANFPAHRGIASELYGGGPELRLQQELLLGIGGWRLLKALGIQPEVCHLNEGHAAFAVLERARSFMQETGQPFDMALTVTRAGNLFTTHTAVAAGFDRFSPALIEQYLDGYAKEKLKIPLHDLLALGRQNPHDTSEPFNMAYLAIRGSGAVNGVSRLHGKVSRHLFAPLFPHWPEDEVPVGHVTNGVHMPTWDSAPADELWTKICGKERWLGTTDTLEEDMRRVSDATIWQFRIAASQALVTYARERLSRQLAASGESPEAIEAAKYLFDPNSLTLGFARRFATYKRPNLLLHNPQRLHSLLTNPERPVQLIIAGKAHPEDRAGQALIHEWIRFIRQPEIRPHIIFLSDYDMLLTERLVQGVDVWINTPRRPWEASGTSGMKVLVNGGLNLSVLDGWWAEAYTPEVGWALGDGQEHGDNPAWDAVEADGLYDLLELKVIPEFYTRDENGIPQAWINRMRESMARLTPRFSANRTVREYTEQRYLPAAAAYRARAAENGAAGQRILKWRQALEHEWSALRFGDVKVETQGEEHIFEVQVYLDDLDLDAARVELYADGINDDGPHRQKMSNIRQLPGSVGGHVFRAAVPANRPATDYTARVIPHCDGVAIPLEEAHILWHH, from the coding sequence ATGAGCCAACCAATCCGTGGCAGCAACCCCCTCGATAATTTTCTCCCCAAGGAAATCGAGGGTTTCAATTCCCTCACCGAGTTGGCCCTGGATATGCGCTCGTCATGGAATCATGCGACCGATGAAGTCTGGCGACAGCTTGATCCCGAATTATGGGACATCACACACAACCCCTGGGTTGTCCTGCAGACCGTTTCGCACGACCGGATTAAACAGGTGCTGGCGGATTCCGGTTTTCGAAAAACCATTGATAGCCTGGTACAGACCAGGCAGCAGGCAGTAGAGTCCCCCGCCTGGTTTCAGCAGCATTACTCGCAAACGGCTCTGACCTGCGCCGCCTATTTCAGCATGGAATTCATGGTGAGCGAAGCCTTGCCCATCTATTCGGGTGGACTCGGTAATGTCGCCGGCGATCAACTCAAAGCCGCCAGCGATCTGGGCGTGCCGGTGGTGGGCGTGGGACTTCTCTACCAACAAGGGTATTTTCGCCAGGTGATCGATCAAAATGGGACGCAACAAGCCCTCTTCCCCTACAACGATCCCGGACAGTTGCCGATCACCCCTTTGCGCCAATCAAATGGAGAATGGTTGCGGTTGGAGATCGCCTTACCCGCATACTCGATCTGGCTGCGCGCGTGGCAGGTCCAGATCGGCCGGGTGAAGCTCTATCTGCTGGACAGCAATGATGCGGCGAACTTTCCGGCTCATCGAGGAATTGCCAGCGAGCTGTATGGGGGCGGTCCGGAGTTGCGCCTCCAGCAGGAATTGCTGCTCGGAATCGGGGGATGGCGCCTGTTGAAGGCGCTGGGCATTCAACCGGAAGTCTGTCATCTGAATGAAGGCCATGCGGCATTTGCGGTCTTGGAACGCGCCCGCAGTTTTATGCAGGAGACCGGGCAGCCCTTCGACATGGCCCTGACCGTGACCAGGGCAGGAAACCTGTTCACCACCCATACCGCGGTTGCCGCAGGCTTCGACCGATTCAGTCCGGCACTCATTGAACAATATCTCGATGGGTATGCCAAGGAAAAGCTCAAAATTCCGCTTCATGACCTGCTGGCCTTGGGCCGTCAAAACCCGCATGACACATCTGAACCGTTCAACATGGCCTATCTGGCTATTCGAGGGAGCGGCGCGGTGAATGGCGTCAGTCGTTTGCATGGAAAAGTGAGTCGGCATCTCTTTGCGCCGCTCTTTCCGCATTGGCCAGAAGACGAAGTACCGGTCGGACATGTAACGAACGGAGTCCACATGCCGACATGGGACTCAGCCCCGGCTGATGAACTGTGGACGAAAATCTGTGGAAAGGAGCGGTGGCTGGGGACGACGGATACCCTTGAGGAAGACATGCGCCGGGTCTCTGACGCCACCATTTGGCAATTTCGCATCGCCGCCAGTCAGGCTCTTGTGACATATGCACGTGAGCGATTGTCGAGGCAATTGGCCGCTTCAGGCGAATCGCCTGAAGCAATTGAAGCGGCGAAGTATCTCTTTGACCCCAACTCGTTGACATTGGGCTTTGCGCGGCGCTTCGCAACCTATAAGAGACCAAACCTGCTCCTGCACAACCCCCAACGCTTGCACAGCCTGCTGACGAATCCGGAACGCCCCGTCCAGCTTATCATAGCTGGCAAAGCCCATCCTGAGGACCGGGCAGGACAGGCCTTGATCCATGAATGGATCAGGTTCATCCGCCAGCCGGAGATCCGCCCCCACATCATCTTTCTAAGCGACTATGACATGCTGTTAACCGAGCGGCTGGTGCAGGGAGTGGATGTGTGGATTAACACGCCACGGCGCCCCTGGGAGGCAAGCGGAACCAGCGGCATGAAGGTGTTGGTCAATGGAGGACTCAATCTCTCGGTGTTGGACGGGTGGTGGGCGGAAGCCTACACACCGGAAGTGGGGTGGGCTTTAGGCGATGGACAAGAGCACGGCGACAATCCGGCATGGGATGCGGTTGAAGCCGACGGGCTGTATGATTTGCTCGAACTGAAGGTGATCCCAGAATTTTATACCAGGGACGAGAACGGCATTCCCCAAGCATGGATCAACCGGATGCGGGAGAGCATGGCGCGGTTGACCCCGCGTTTCTCCGCAAACCGCACGGTGCGCGAATACACCGAGCAACGATATCTCCCGGCCGCAGCTGCCTATCGGGCACGCGCCGCCGAAAATGGCGCTGCCGGCCAACGGATACTGAAGTGGCGGCAGGCATTGGAACATGAATGGTCCGCGCTACGCTTCGGTGACGTGAAGGTGGAGACTCAGGGGGAAGAACATATTTTTGAGGTGCAGGTCTATCTCGACGATCTGGATCTAGATGCCGCGCGAGTCGAACTGTATGCCGACGGTATCAACGATGACGGTCCACACCGGCAGAAGATGAGTAACATCCGGCAACTGCCCGGATCGGTAGGGGGGCATGTTTTCCGCGCAGCAGTGCCTGCGAATCGCCCGGCAACGGATTATACGGCGCGTGTGATTCCGCACTGCGACGGGGTTGCGATTCCTCTGGAAGAGGCTCACATTCTCTGGCACCATTAA
- the pgi gene encoding glucose-6-phosphate isomerase gives MGRVKSTTHTARPVLTRRPLWKALAAHYKTIRSPHLRQLFSDDPHRGERLTTEAAGIYLDYSKNRITDETIGLLLQPAGDCGLRERIAAMFSGEEINVAERRAVLHTALRVPETKRILVKGVNNVSEVHGVLDRITEFSRQIRNGQWRGYTGKRIRHVVNIGIGGADLGPVMAYEALRHYSHRDMTFHFISNVDGNDFAETTRNLNPEETLFIICSKTFTTLETLTNAYTARAWSVGQIGHEQAVRKHFIAVSTNDKEVSKFGIDTANMFEFWDWVGGRYSMDSAIGLSTMLAAGLDHFRAMLGGFHAMDEHFRRAPFDRNLPVIMGLLTIWYNNFFKAETVAVLPYHPYLKRFPAYLQQLTMESNGKHVTLGGAGVGYQTAPIYWGEPGTNGQHSFYQLIQQGTKLIPCDCIGFSQTLNSIGHQHDMLMANLFAQTEALAFGKTAEEVKADGMPRRLVPHHVFDGNRPTNTLLAERLTPETLGALIAFYEHRVFTQGSVWEIDSFDQWGVELGKVLVKRGLAELERPGEPQLKHDSSTNALIRRYRHFRKSAP, from the coding sequence GACCGGTGCTGACCAGGCGACCCCTATGGAAAGCCCTGGCCGCGCACTATAAAACGATCCGCAGTCCGCATTTGCGCCAGCTTTTTTCCGACGATCCCCATCGGGGGGAGCGACTGACCACCGAAGCCGCTGGCATATACCTTGACTATTCAAAAAATCGCATCACCGATGAAACGATAGGCCTTCTCCTTCAACCTGCCGGAGACTGCGGGCTGCGTGAGCGAATCGCTGCCATGTTCTCCGGTGAGGAGATCAATGTGGCAGAAAGGCGCGCCGTCCTACACACGGCTCTGCGCGTGCCTGAGACCAAACGGATTCTCGTCAAGGGGGTCAATAACGTCTCTGAGGTACATGGGGTTCTGGACCGTATAACGGAATTCTCACGCCAGATCCGCAACGGCCAATGGCGCGGATACACCGGCAAACGGATACGCCACGTGGTCAATATCGGCATCGGCGGTGCCGACCTCGGTCCGGTGATGGCCTACGAAGCGCTGCGTCATTACAGCCATCGCGACATGACATTCCACTTCATCTCGAATGTAGACGGCAACGACTTCGCCGAAACCACGCGCAACCTCAACCCGGAAGAGACCCTCTTCATCATCTGTTCGAAGACGTTCACGACGCTGGAAACCCTGACGAACGCCTATACCGCACGCGCGTGGAGTGTGGGCCAGATCGGACACGAGCAAGCCGTGCGCAAGCACTTTATCGCCGTGTCGACCAACGACAAGGAAGTGTCAAAGTTTGGGATCGACACGGCAAACATGTTCGAGTTCTGGGACTGGGTCGGCGGGAGATATTCGATGGATTCTGCGATCGGCCTCTCGACCATGCTCGCCGCCGGCCTCGATCACTTCCGTGCGATGCTCGGAGGCTTTCACGCGATGGATGAACATTTCCGCAGGGCTCCCTTCGACCGCAATCTGCCCGTCATCATGGGACTCCTCACAATCTGGTATAACAATTTCTTTAAGGCAGAGACGGTCGCTGTCTTACCCTACCACCCCTATCTCAAGCGCTTCCCGGCCTATCTTCAGCAGTTGACGATGGAGAGCAATGGCAAGCACGTCACGCTCGGAGGCGCGGGCGTCGGGTATCAGACGGCCCCCATTTATTGGGGCGAACCCGGCACCAACGGCCAACACTCCTTCTACCAACTGATCCAACAGGGAACAAAGTTAATCCCCTGCGATTGTATCGGGTTTTCCCAAACCTTGAATTCGATCGGCCATCAGCACGATATGCTGATGGCGAATCTGTTTGCACAGACTGAGGCGTTGGCTTTCGGGAAGACCGCCGAGGAAGTCAAAGCCGACGGCATGCCGAGGCGGCTGGTGCCGCACCATGTGTTTGACGGCAATCGCCCGACCAATACTCTTCTCGCCGAGCGTCTGACGCCGGAAACGCTGGGGGCATTGATCGCCTTTTACGAGCATAGGGTCTTCACGCAGGGGTCAGTCTGGGAAATCGATTCATTCGACCAATGGGGCGTTGAACTGGGCAAGGTACTGGTAAAACGGGGGCTTGCAGAACTGGAAAGACCGGGTGAGCCACAGCTCAAGCATGACAGCTCCACCAACGCGCTGATCCGTCGCTACCGCCACTTCCGGAAAAGTGCTCCATGA